A stretch of the Leptospiraceae bacterium genome encodes the following:
- a CDS encoding glycosyltransferase family 9 protein produces MNLLVMRFSAMGDVALLAPALIAISANYPNVQITLVTRGNFTPFFFNMPNVNVIGINLKKYKGIVGIWKFYKELEKLGPYDKIIDLHSSLRSRAFSFIYRLRGIPTFTINKGRKEKNEQIKRKNKVLKNLPHTVDRYLKVFEHAGFPAVTRRGPWINVDADSKIYAQDFFKRMGLKKKETLWVGFAPFAGHELKEWPMYKSIHLVKQIQTEFNACIFLFGSTEERKKLKVIQGDLENCFIVSGDKMGIRGELGIMEKLDLMIGMDSSNIHLMALLKKPVIGIFGTTHPYSGFGPYGQEDSGVLQVEHLPCRPCSIYGNTTCYRKDFACMEMIDPADVIKRIRFVLNVNTLW; encoded by the coding sequence ATGAATTTATTAGTAATGCGGTTTTCGGCAATGGGGGATGTGGCACTGTTAGCACCTGCTCTGATTGCAATATCTGCCAATTATCCCAATGTTCAAATAACGCTTGTTACCCGCGGAAATTTCACTCCCTTTTTCTTCAATATGCCGAATGTAAACGTAATTGGCATTAACCTCAAGAAATACAAAGGCATTGTAGGAATCTGGAAGTTTTATAAGGAGCTTGAAAAATTGGGTCCTTATGATAAAATCATTGATTTACATTCCAGTCTTCGAAGTCGTGCTTTTTCTTTTATATATAGACTTAGAGGAATTCCTACCTTCACAATAAACAAGGGTAGAAAAGAAAAAAATGAACAAATTAAAAGGAAAAATAAAGTATTAAAAAATCTACCACATACAGTGGATCGATATTTAAAAGTATTTGAACATGCGGGGTTTCCGGCTGTTACACGCAGAGGACCCTGGATCAATGTGGATGCTGACTCAAAGATATATGCACAGGATTTTTTTAAGAGGATGGGGCTTAAAAAAAAGGAAACACTCTGGGTAGGTTTCGCACCATTTGCCGGTCATGAATTAAAAGAATGGCCTATGTATAAGTCCATTCATTTAGTGAAGCAAATTCAAACAGAGTTTAATGCCTGTATATTTCTTTTCGGATCCACAGAAGAGCGAAAGAAGTTAAAGGTGATTCAGGGTGATCTAGAAAATTGTTTTATAGTATCAGGGGATAAGATGGGTATCCGTGGAGAGTTGGGTATCATGGAAAAATTGGATTTGATGATAGGAATGGACTCATCAAATATTCACTTGATGGCATTACTCAAAAAACCTGTAATTGGAATCTTTGGAACTACTCATCCTTATTCTGGATTTGGTCCTTATGGTCAGGAAGATTCAGGAGTTTTGCAAGTGGAGCATCTTCCCTGTAGACCCTGTAGTATTTATGGAAACACTACTTGCTACAGAAAAGACTTTGCCTGTATGGAGATGATAGACCCGGCGGATGTAATCAAACGTATCCGCTTCGTCTTAAACGTGAATACTCTTTGGTAG
- a CDS encoding DUF4254 domain-containing protein, which yields MNFKPEDVLLVFQKSIQNWHVHLSPATNPYKKDSMDYILYSKNHIDTIQWHVEDEIRRADIADSEIAKLKRQIDALNQERTNLVEVLDDYFLNLYKTVIIESGARLNSETPAWLIDRMSILELKIYHMQEQTERKDADESHINQCKAKLAVLLEQRKDLSTCLNELLEDLQQGKKFMKVYRQMKMYNDKNLNPALYANEKS from the coding sequence ATGAATTTTAAACCAGAAGATGTTTTACTCGTTTTTCAAAAATCAATTCAAAACTGGCATGTCCATTTATCGCCGGCAACCAATCCATACAAAAAAGATTCAATGGATTATATTCTCTATTCTAAAAATCACATCGATACAATCCAATGGCATGTAGAAGATGAGATACGTAGAGCTGATATTGCCGACTCAGAAATTGCAAAGCTCAAACGACAAATAGATGCGCTCAATCAAGAGCGAACTAATTTGGTAGAAGTCCTCGATGATTATTTTTTAAATCTTTATAAAACAGTAATTATCGAGTCGGGAGCGAGATTGAATTCAGAGACTCCTGCCTGGCTCATTGATCGAATGAGTATTTTAGAATTAAAAATCTACCATATGCAAGAGCAAACTGAAAGAAAGGATGCAGATGAGTCGCATATAAATCAATGCAAAGCTAAACTCGCTGTCTTACTCGAACAAAGAAAAGATCTTTCTACTTGTTTAAATGAATTGCTAGAAGACTTGCAACAGGGTAAAAAATTTATGAAAGTATATCGTCAAATGAAAATGTATAACGATAAGAATTTGAACCCCGCGCTCTACGCGAACGAAAAATCATAA
- a CDS encoding gamma carbonic anhydrase family protein gives MIYEFKGIRPAIAKSAFIAPSAEVIGDVKIGENTSIWFQTLIRGDVNYIRIGDNCNIQDMSLIHVARDVYPVNIGNNVSLGHRVTIHGATLKDFSFVGMGATVMDDVELGEYAFVGAGSLVTPGKKIPPGVLVMGSPAKIIRDINEKEREIITRTAANYQKYKDNYLNQETFKLLQ, from the coding sequence ATGATTTATGAATTTAAAGGAATTCGTCCTGCTATTGCAAAGTCTGCATTCATTGCTCCTAGTGCAGAAGTCATTGGAGATGTAAAGATAGGAGAGAATACTTCGATCTGGTTTCAAACTCTGATACGTGGTGATGTAAATTATATTAGAATTGGTGACAACTGTAATATTCAAGATATGTCTCTCATACATGTGGCGCGTGACGTCTATCCAGTTAATATTGGAAATAATGTTTCGCTTGGACATAGAGTTACAATTCACGGAGCAACCCTAAAAGATTTTTCTTTCGTAGGAATGGGTGCAACTGTAATGGATGACGTTGAACTCGGCGAATACGCATTCGTTGGCGCAGGATCCCTAGTCACTCCCGGAAAAAAAATTCCGCCAGGAGTATTAGTGATGGGTAGTCCCGCAAAAATCATTCGAGATATAAATGAAAAAGAGCGCGAGATTATCACACGCACCGCTGCCAACTATCAAAAATACAAAGACAATTATCTAAACCAGGAAACCTTTAAACTCTTACAATAA
- a CDS encoding glycosyltransferase, which yields MRIMYFSDTFLPKVDGVALSIKNFSELLSDRGHEFLIACPKYGDGDFSRMNDKIAVERFTCGYLPSYPDIKVVLPNPDKIKRLIKDFKPEIIHIHTPGLLGQYAISAAEKYGIPTIGTYHTLMAEQNTYVSFYRLLKLDKLFMKINRFDKELKLKDLVKVQKWDNFNIRKKIILKLCNNLYDRCDLIISPSNLLREQLLEYEIRKPITVVSNGMDLSRFKGNIRELPANPKLLHVGRISYEKNCDVIINSFKLILNKLPTATLTIIGEGPAIATLKHQVEKLNLVDKILFAGFIDNSKLHEVYPQYDLFLTASTMETQGLVILESIACGLPAVGVKSFAIPELIKDDKNGYCAEPFNSIEIADRCIEILTDAEKYKRFSENSIKIASEHELNGCVLKMEDVYERAIILHKDKEKKDHLLNLFM from the coding sequence ATGAGAATCATGTATTTTTCTGATACGTTTTTGCCTAAGGTAGATGGAGTTGCTTTATCCATTAAGAATTTTTCTGAATTACTTTCAGATAGAGGTCACGAATTTTTAATTGCCTGTCCCAAGTATGGGGATGGAGATTTTTCAAGAATGAATGATAAAATTGCTGTGGAGAGGTTTACATGCGGTTACCTCCCGAGCTATCCGGATATCAAAGTAGTTCTTCCAAATCCTGACAAAATCAAAAGACTCATTAAAGATTTTAAACCAGAGATCATTCACATTCATACACCCGGACTACTCGGTCAATACGCAATCAGCGCAGCGGAAAAATATGGTATACCTACGATTGGAACCTATCATACACTGATGGCAGAACAAAACACATACGTATCTTTCTACCGACTCTTAAAACTAGATAAACTATTCATGAAGATCAATCGATTTGATAAAGAATTGAAACTAAAAGATCTAGTGAAAGTTCAGAAATGGGACAACTTCAATATCAGAAAAAAAATCATTCTAAAACTTTGCAACAATCTATACGACAGATGTGATCTAATCATATCCCCCTCTAATCTACTCAGAGAACAGCTTCTTGAATATGAAATTCGAAAACCAATTACGGTTGTTTCAAACGGAATGGATTTATCTAGATTCAAAGGAAATATTCGGGAGTTACCGGCTAATCCTAAGTTGCTTCATGTAGGAAGAATTTCTTACGAAAAAAACTGTGATGTAATCATCAACTCTTTCAAATTAATATTAAATAAACTTCCAACTGCAACTCTTACCATCATTGGAGAAGGTCCTGCAATCGCTACACTCAAACATCAGGTAGAAAAATTAAACTTAGTTGATAAGATTCTATTCGCTGGTTTCATTGACAACTCGAAGCTCCATGAAGTGTATCCACAATATGATTTGTTCTTAACCGCGTCTACAATGGAAACGCAAGGACTTGTAATACTTGAATCCATTGCCTGCGGCTTACCAGCAGTTGGCGTTAAATCATTTGCGATTCCCGAACTGATTAAGGACGATAAGAATGGTTATTGCGCAGAGCCATTTAACTCAATCGAAATTGCTGATAGATGTATAGAAATTTTAACAGACGCTGAAAAATACAAACGCTTCTCTGAAAATTCCATTAAGATAGCATCAGAGCATGAACTCAATGGTTGTGTTTTAAAAATGGAAGATGTTTACGAAAGAGCGATTATTCTACACAAAGACAAAGAAAAGAAAGATCATCTTCTTAACTTATTCATGTAA
- a CDS encoding ATP-binding cassette domain-containing protein: protein MLRVENLTRKFQNKVAVNNISFSVKPGVITGLLGPNGAGKTTTMRLLTGYLEPSSGSIYYGTHAFLEDPITIQQKLGYLPESAPLYPEMLISEYLNYMADIRGVATLDKPSRIEKMVEICELSSHYNTPISFLSKGFKQRVALAGTLIHDPEIIILDEPTSGLDPNQISHIRTLIKGLGKEKTLILSTHILQEVEDICDEVIIINQGNIVANSSVKNLHSGFSVSIQVGAELNQVKPLFAAAPFLSVEEFPEINEAGFKGYLVHMTELKPEVVFATLAKSSLPVRELKVFKRSLESIFEELTRK from the coding sequence ATGTTACGTGTAGAAAATTTAACTAGAAAATTTCAAAACAAAGTAGCCGTGAATAACATCTCCTTCTCAGTAAAACCGGGAGTCATTACGGGACTACTTGGTCCAAACGGCGCGGGCAAAACAACGACTATGCGCTTACTCACAGGCTATTTAGAACCAAGTTCAGGATCTATCTATTATGGCACTCATGCTTTTCTAGAAGATCCAATTACGATTCAGCAGAAGCTCGGCTACTTACCAGAATCCGCTCCTCTCTATCCTGAAATGCTTATCAGTGAATATCTAAATTATATGGCAGATATTCGTGGTGTGGCTACTCTTGATAAACCATCACGAATTGAAAAGATGGTGGAAATCTGTGAGCTATCATCGCATTATAATACTCCGATTAGTTTTCTTTCAAAAGGATTTAAACAGCGGGTTGCTTTAGCCGGAACATTGATTCACGATCCCGAAATAATTATTTTAGACGAACCTACATCAGGACTTGATCCAAATCAAATTTCACATATCAGAACTTTAATCAAAGGACTGGGTAAAGAAAAGACTTTGATTTTATCTACTCATATCTTGCAAGAAGTAGAAGATATTTGTGATGAGGTAATCATCATTAACCAGGGAAATATTGTAGCCAATTCTTCCGTAAAAAATCTACATTCCGGTTTCTCTGTATCCATTCAAGTAGGCGCAGAGTTAAATCAGGTGAAACCGCTATTTGCAGCCGCGCCCTTTCTGAGCGTAGAAGAATTCCCAGAAATAAATGAGGCAGGATTTAAAGGCTATCTAGTGCATATGACTGAATTAAAACCAGAAGTAGTATTTGCGACACTTGCAAAATCCAGTCTACCAGTAAGAGAGCTTAAAGTATTTAAACGCTCTCTAGAATCAATCTTTGAGGAGCTAACACGTAAGTAA
- a CDS encoding GldG family protein: MIEFFSKLNKNYKFISFSTFLSFFLFNYLISDFYCRKDLSRENRFNLTDSTEKVLQNLPEKLYIDAFYSSDVPGEHKARLSLTRELIKEIANVNRKKVELRFHDPDSNESDKKKATEAGIKPAQLNQQERGSVEIKQAYFGIKLTVGSKSTVIPNAYFAEAIEYQILSSLKKMLKKNNSSTVAILKTAGAFLAPEQTQGMGKDTFGLFVHRAFAPENGEIQEINVNSESIPDEIKTVLWVGSPDLTDKGKYYIDQFLMRGGNLLIFAKTFNFQMGGQNQMAAMMGGGNEGLAQPAAEVGAINAFLSHYGIEIKTDMILEPDDSYAVTSIFQQLTNPNAEAFHYPLWVIPRKESGTINPKSQFTKNASAVLLPWTSSIDVKSDKQPGAVYTTLIESTKKADKRAEFVIVNEEKVAKQPINAQNTSFVLGLHVEGNLKSYFTTDTVPKETTEAFIDKTKEGKKSQIVVFGSPYIVSDMLATNDYLPLFRTNLSFVLNVIDILSGDTDMLSLRTKQVYTKNLKDVNKTEKFIYSFLNILLLPVGIGIYAFLRLKKRTSGKR; this comes from the coding sequence ATGATAGAGTTTTTTTCTAAACTAAATAAGAATTATAAATTTATTTCCTTTAGCACTTTCTTAAGCTTTTTCCTATTCAATTATCTAATCAGTGATTTCTACTGTCGCAAAGACTTATCAAGGGAAAATCGTTTTAATCTGACAGACAGCACTGAAAAAGTTTTACAAAATCTTCCTGAAAAACTATACATTGATGCATTTTATTCTTCCGATGTTCCAGGTGAGCACAAAGCCAGACTTAGCCTCACAAGAGAGCTAATTAAAGAAATCGCAAATGTAAATCGCAAAAAAGTAGAGCTTAGATTTCATGACCCCGACTCCAATGAGTCGGATAAGAAGAAAGCTACAGAAGCAGGAATTAAGCCGGCTCAATTAAATCAGCAAGAAAGAGGCTCTGTCGAAATCAAGCAAGCCTACTTTGGAATTAAACTCACCGTAGGCTCAAAGTCCACAGTTATTCCAAATGCCTATTTCGCAGAAGCAATCGAATACCAGATATTATCCTCACTTAAGAAAATGCTTAAGAAGAATAATTCCTCTACAGTTGCTATTCTTAAAACTGCCGGCGCATTTTTAGCTCCAGAACAAACACAGGGAATGGGAAAAGATACCTTTGGACTTTTTGTGCACAGAGCATTCGCTCCTGAAAATGGAGAAATCCAAGAAATCAATGTAAATTCAGAAAGCATTCCAGATGAAATTAAAACTGTATTATGGGTAGGCTCTCCTGACTTAACGGATAAGGGCAAATACTATATAGATCAATTCCTAATGCGTGGTGGAAACCTTTTAATCTTTGCAAAGACTTTTAACTTCCAAATGGGCGGGCAAAATCAAATGGCCGCGATGATGGGTGGAGGCAATGAAGGATTAGCCCAACCTGCGGCAGAAGTAGGAGCAATCAATGCTTTTCTTTCTCATTATGGAATAGAAATTAAAACTGATATGATCCTTGAGCCAGATGATTCTTACGCAGTGACTTCGATCTTTCAGCAATTGACGAATCCAAATGCGGAAGCTTTCCATTATCCGCTCTGGGTTATTCCGAGAAAAGAAAGCGGAACAATCAATCCAAAGAGTCAGTTCACAAAAAATGCCAGTGCAGTTCTACTTCCATGGACGTCTTCTATAGACGTGAAGTCTGACAAGCAACCGGGAGCAGTATACACAACATTGATTGAAAGCACTAAGAAGGCTGACAAGAGAGCTGAGTTTGTTATTGTAAATGAAGAAAAAGTTGCCAAACAGCCAATCAATGCGCAAAATACAAGTTTTGTGCTAGGGCTGCATGTAGAGGGAAACCTAAAATCTTATTTTACAACAGATACTGTTCCCAAAGAGACAACAGAAGCATTTATCGACAAAACAAAAGAAGGAAAGAAAAGTCAAATCGTAGTCTTTGGAAGTCCTTATATTGTTTCAGATATGCTTGCGACTAACGACTATCTACCCCTATTCCGAACCAACTTGAGCTTTGTATTAAACGTCATAGATATACTCAGTGGAGATACAGACATGCTTTCTCTTAGAACCAAGCAAGTATACACTAAGAATTTAAAGGATGTAAATAAAACTGAAAAGTTCATTTATAGCTTCCTTAATATTTTACTCCTTCCAGTGGGCATTGGAATATATGCCTTTCTTCGTTTGAAAAAGAGAACTTCAGGTAAAAGGTAA
- a CDS encoding ABC transporter permease subunit, giving the protein MRNIKTIFRKEASTYFNTPIGYIFSSFFLLLISFLFFYGLGGNSFWDLKIASLEQFFSWIPILYIIFIPAITMRIWSEEEKSGTIEVLMTLPIRDYEIVIGKFLSAWMFLTVTILCTLLAPLTVRILGDLDFGLVLMGYIGTILLGGAYISIGLIISSLTRDQISAFILTLLACFLMFIMGYQPILKFFGNFLGGFIAFLSLSQHFESFRMGVFDPRDVLYFISFIKVILFLNVFVIRGKK; this is encoded by the coding sequence ATGAGAAATATAAAAACAATTTTTCGTAAAGAAGCATCCACTTACTTCAACACACCAATAGGGTATATCTTCAGTTCCTTTTTCTTACTTCTAATTTCCTTTTTATTTTTCTATGGACTGGGAGGAAATTCATTTTGGGATTTAAAAATCGCAAGTCTAGAGCAATTCTTTTCTTGGATTCCAATACTTTATATAATTTTCATTCCTGCTATCACAATGCGAATCTGGTCTGAAGAAGAAAAGTCAGGAACAATCGAAGTTCTAATGACACTACCAATCAGAGACTACGAAATCGTTATCGGTAAATTTTTATCTGCTTGGATGTTTTTAACCGTTACCATTCTTTGCACCCTACTCGCTCCCCTAACAGTGCGTATCCTAGGCGACTTAGATTTCGGTCTTGTTCTTATGGGGTATATAGGGACTATCCTCTTGGGAGGTGCTTATATCAGTATTGGATTAATCATTTCCTCTCTCACGCGAGATCAAATTTCTGCATTCATCCTTACACTACTTGCTTGCTTTCTCATGTTTATCATGGGATATCAGCCTATACTCAAATTCTTTGGAAATTTTCTAGGTGGATTTATCGCATTTCTTTCCCTCTCTCAACACTTCGAATCTTTTCGAATGGGAGTATTTGATCCGAGGGATGTTCTGTATTTTATTAGTTTTATTAAAGTAATTTTATTTTTAAATGTTTTTGTAATTCGAGGTAAAAAATGA
- the lepB gene encoding signal peptidase I, which yields MQSYKPKSQLPDHLEFFKRFFIRLSVSSLLSLAIVFITKFFLFFPYTIPNDFMNPEFKKGERIYITYLFQKDKLLIGDVVLVKLNPEGSVLLARVVGRKGDRVSLKNKKLFRNGNQISESDKILLTDKRSPFAPSFSKRDNLDEILVKEKTYFLLADNRDEGIDSRELGLFPQDSILGKVLF from the coding sequence ATGCAAAGTTATAAACCAAAGTCGCAACTGCCTGACCATTTAGAATTCTTTAAACGTTTTTTTATTCGATTATCTGTTTCGTCTCTTTTGTCTCTGGCAATTGTTTTTATTACAAAGTTTTTCCTTTTTTTTCCATACACAATTCCAAATGATTTTATGAATCCAGAATTTAAAAAAGGAGAGCGAATTTATATCACTTATTTATTTCAAAAAGATAAGCTACTCATCGGGGATGTTGTTTTAGTAAAATTAAATCCAGAAGGCAGTGTATTGCTTGCCCGCGTAGTTGGAAGAAAAGGTGATAGAGTATCTCTAAAAAATAAAAAGCTATTTCGCAATGGGAATCAAATTTCAGAATCAGATAAAATTCTGCTTACCGATAAGCGCTCCCCTTTTGCTCCTTCTTTTTCTAAGAGAGACAACTTAGATGAAATTCTAGTGAAAGAAAAAACCTATTTTCTATTAGCCGATAATCGAGATGAAGGAATTGATTCTAGGGAACTAGGGCTTTTCCCGCAGGATTCTATTTTAGGCAAAGTTCTTTTTTAG
- a CDS encoding response regulator transcription factor, with translation MRVIIADDHELIRRAMTVIFQKMPNIKIVGEAGNGEELFSLLKETPCDLLCLDVYMPSFNFFSAIPIYKKLNKKMKILVLTSMDDHFSIKKIIKEDIDAIVSKSEPAQVITDAINAVEAGKRFFSYVIQDIINSEYVQSLSPNKLIDVLTPQEKKVMSFVARGFKNKEIARELNVQEFTIDFHKKNIKTKMNVSSNAEITKIAIEHNLL, from the coding sequence ATGAGAGTAATAATCGCGGATGACCATGAATTGATACGTAGAGCAATGACGGTTATCTTTCAAAAAATGCCAAACATAAAAATCGTCGGAGAAGCGGGTAACGGTGAAGAATTATTCAGCCTTTTAAAAGAAACCCCTTGCGATTTACTTTGCTTGGATGTGTATATGCCATCTTTCAACTTCTTTTCAGCTATTCCTATTTACAAAAAGCTGAATAAGAAAATGAAGATATTGGTGCTAACTTCAATGGATGATCACTTCTCTATCAAGAAGATTATCAAAGAAGACATTGATGCGATTGTGTCAAAAAGCGAACCAGCGCAAGTAATTACAGATGCTATCAACGCAGTAGAAGCAGGGAAAAGATTCTTTTCTTATGTAATTCAAGATATAATCAATAGCGAATATGTTCAGTCGCTTAGCCCAAATAAATTAATCGATGTTCTAACTCCGCAAGAAAAAAAGGTAATGTCTTTTGTTGCGAGAGGATTTAAGAACAAAGAAATTGCAAGAGAACTCAATGTTCAAGAATTTACAATTGATTTTCATAAAAAGAACATCAAAACAAAGATGAATGTTAGTTCAAATGCTGAGATTACAAAAATAGCAATAGAGCATAATTTACTCTAA